In Notolabrus celidotus isolate fNotCel1 chromosome 8, fNotCel1.pri, whole genome shotgun sequence, a genomic segment contains:
- the LOC117817631 gene encoding protocadherin Fat 4-like, whose protein sequence is MEQRSCEPRRARGYLPGCAVIVLLWCVASAEIRYSIFEEVNEGTVVGNVAKDLGLDKSTLKDRKYRIVSSAADPIFHVNQDNGILYVSRKIDREEVCAQSSSCLMNLKTVLENPLEVHYVRVEVQDINDHSPTFPERETSLEISESVLPGARFQLKPARDGDSGQYSVQQYKLSSNEHFRLEIKDKADDGKIPILVVTKSLDRETARSHSLLLTALDGGKPPKSGHMNIRVNVLDINDNTPVFTQDSYSVMIDENAPIEKAVVQVNATDLDEGQNGEVVYSFSKSINPTVLNVFHINKLTGEITVKGLIDYEEKDRYEIEVEASDKGLAPLTTEKSVIIKIVDVNDNAPEIEVTSFSSSIPEDSRPGTTVALISVNDLDSGLNGKVICAISEDVPFTLSPSLQEKTYSLVTKSPLDREKQSHYDLTISAKDAGLPPLSSEKTISVVVSDVNDNKPEFSLSPYTFYVTEANEPGTSVFSVKAFDRDENDNALISYHILRNGGEENKLASFLNINTETGDILALKSFDFETVKTFQFQVVASDSGTPSLSSNVTVNVFILDQNDNAPVILYPVSSNGSAEGVEEIPRNVNAGHLVTKVRAYDADIGYNGWLLFSLQEVTEHNLFALDRYTGQIRTLRSFTETDEAVQKLIILVKDNGNVSLSATATVIVKVVEPKEAFAASDVKSATKEDEESNVTFYLMITLASVSALFIISIIVLIAMQCSKSTDYTSKYLQETNYDGTLCHSIQYRSGDKRYMLVGPRMSIGSTIVPGSHANTLVLPDRRRASTEGFTMEQRGCKPRRARYLPGCLVAVLLWNVAFAEIRYSISEEVNEGTVVGNIAKDLGLDKSTLKDRKYRIVSSNEDPLFYVNQNDGVLYVRRKIDREEVCAQSSTCSINLKTVLENPLEVHYVEVDVMDINDHPPTFQDKEKRLEVSESVLPGARFQLKPARDLDSGHFSVQQYKLSNNDYFRLDVKNKGNDGKIPILVVQKALDRETARSHSLVLTAIDGGKPPKSGEMNILVNVLDVNDNAPVFLQDVYSMKLNENAQVGTKVTQVNATDADEGQNGEVVYSFSNSINQNILHLFEINQITGEITVKGLIDYEDNDVYEIEIEASDKGSVPLTTEKSVIIKIVDVNDNAPEIEVTSFSSSIPEDSRPGTTVALISVNDLDSGLNGKVICSISEDVPFTLSPSLRDKMYSLVTKSPLDREKQSHYDLTITAKDAGHPPLSSEKTISVVVSDVNDNRPEFSLSPYTFYVTEANEPGTPVFSVKAFDRDENDNALISYHILRNGGEENKLASFLNINTETGDILALKSFDFETVKTFQFQVVATDSGTPSLSSNVTVNVFILDQNDNAPVILYPVSSNGSAEGVEEIPRNVNAGHLVTKVRAYDADIGYNGWLLFSLQEVTEHNLFSLDRYTGQIRTLRSFTETDEAEQKLIILVKDNGNVSLSATATVIVKVVEPKEAFAASDVKSATKEDEESNVTFYLMITLASVSALFIISIIVLIAMQCSKSTDYTSKYLQETNYDGTLCHSIQYRSGDKRYMLVGPRMSIGSTIVPGSHANTLVLPDRRRASTEASGFTMEQRSSEGRMARGYALRFVVAVLLWSVAFAEIRYSISEEVNEGTVVGNIAKDLGLDKSTLKDRKYRIVSSNEDALFHVNQNDGVLYVSRKIDREEVCAQSSTCSINLKTVLENPLEVHYVEVDVVDINDHPPIFPEKDKRLEIFESVLPGARFQLKPARDLDRGQFSVQQYKLSNNDHFRLDVKNKGNDGKTPILVVQKALDRETAKRHSLVLTAIDGGKPPKSGEMNIVVDVLDVNDNAPVFLQDVYSVTLPENAPVGTTVVQVNATDSDEGPNGEVLYSFSNSINQNILNIFQITQNTGEITVKGLIDYEDNDVYEIEIQASDKGFVPLTTEKSVIIKIVDVNDNAPEIEVTSFLSSIPEDSRPGTTVALISVNDLDSGLNGKVICSISEDVPFTLSPSLRDKMYSLVTKSPLDREKQSHYDLTITARDAGHPPLSSEKTISVVVSDVNDNKPEFSLSPYTFYVTEANEPGTSVFSVKAFDRDENDNALISYHILRNGGEENKLASFLNINTETGDILALKSFDFETVKMFQFQVVASDSGTPSLSSNVTVNVFILDQNDNAPVILYPVSSNGSAEGVEEIPRNVNAGHLVTKVRAYDADIGYNGWLLFSLQEVTEHNLFALDRYTGQIRTLRSFTETDEAEQKLIILVKDNGNVSLSATATVIVKVVEPKEAFAASDVKSATKDDEESNVTFYLMITLASVSALFIISIIVLIAMQCSKSTDYTSKYLQETNYDGTLCHSIQYRSGDKRYMLVGPRMSIGSTIVPGSHANTLVLPDRRRASTE, encoded by the exons ATGGAACAAAGAAGCTGCGAGCCGCGAAGGGCGCGAGGATATTTGCCGGGCTGCGCGGTTATTGTGCTTTTGTGGTGCGTGGCTTCTGCGGAAATACGATATTCAATCTTCGAGGAAGTAAACGAAGGAACTGTGGTTGGAAACGTAGCGAAGGATCTTGGTTTGGATAAAAGTACACTGAAAGACAGGAAATATCGGATTGTTTCGAGTGCTGCGGACCCcattttccatgtaaaccagGATAATGGCATCCTGTATGTGAGCCGAAAGATTGACAGAGAAGAGGTGTGTGCGCAGAGCAGTTCGTGTTTGATGAATCTAAAAACAGTGTTAGAAAATCCGCTGGAGGTGCACTACGTTAGAGTGGAAGTGCAAGATATAAACGACCATTCTCCAACTTTTCCAGAAAGAGAGACTTCGTTGGAAATTTCAGAGTCAGTGCTGCCCGGAGCAAGATTCCAGCTTAAACCCGCACGAGACGGGGACAGTGGTCAATATTCTGTTCAGCAGTATAAACTCAGCTCCAACGAACACTTTAGATTGGAAATCAAAGACAAAGCTGACGATGGTAAAATACCTATATTGGTTGTTACAAAATCCTTAGACAGAGAAACTGCACGAAGCCACTCATTGTTACTAACGGCACTGGATGGGGGTAAACCTCCGAAATCTGGTCATATGAATATCCGAGTGAATGTTTTAGATATTAACGATAACACTCCTGTCTTTACTCAAGATTCATATTCTGTTATGATCGATGAAAATGCTCCAATTGAGAAAGCCGTTGTACAGGTGAATGCAACGGATTTGGATGAAGGACAGAACGGAGAAGTGGTTTATTCGTTCAGTAAGAGTATTAATCCAACAGTGCTGAATGTTTTTCATATCAACAAATTAACAGGAGAGATAACCGTTAAAGGACTGATAGACTATGAGGAGAAGGACAGATATGAAATTGAAGTTGAGGCATCAGATAAAGGTCTCGCTCCTCTAACTACAGAAAAAAGCGTCATTATTAAGATTGTGGACGTTAATGATAATGCACCTGAGATTGAAGTTACCTCCTTTTCGAGCTCAATACCTGAAGACTCCAGACCTGGAACCACAGTTGCTCTTATCAGTGTCAATGACCTGGACTCTGGTCTTAATGGAAAAGTTATTTGTGCTATAAGTGAGGATGTTCCTTTCACTTTGTCACCATCCTTACAAGAGAAAACGTATTCTTTAGTCACCAAATCTCCCctggacagagagaaacagtcacattatgacCTGACAATATCTGCTAAAGACGCTGGGCTTCCTCCATTATCATCTGAAAAGACCATAAGCGTCGTGGTGTCAGATGTGAATGACAACAAACCAGAGTTTTCCCTCAGTCCTTACACTTTCTATGTGACTGAAGCCAATGAGCCAGGtacctctgtgttttcagtgaaaGCTTTTGATCGGGATGAAAATGACAATGCGCTTATTTCATATCATATTCTCAGaaatggaggagaagaaaataagTTGGCATCTTTTCTGAACATAAACACTGAAACTGGAGATATTTTGGCATTAAAAAGCTTCGActttgaaacagtgaaaacgTTCCAGTTCCAAGTTGTGGCCTCAGATTCTGGAACTCCGTCCCTGAGCAGCAACGTCACAGTGAACGTGTTCATTCTGGATCAGAACGACAACGCTCCAGTCATCCTGTATCCAGTCAGCTCCAACGGCTCTGCTGAAGGTGTGGAGGAGATTCCCCGCAATGTGAACGCAGGACACTTGGTGACTAAAGTCAGAGCCTATGACGCTGATATAGGATATAACGGCTGGTTGCTCTTCTCACTGCAGGAAGTCACTGAGCACAATCTCTTTGCTTTGGACCGCTACACAGGACAGATCAGAACACTTCGCTcattcacagagacagacgAGGCTGTGCAGAAACTCATCATACTGGTCAAAGACAATGGCAACGTGTCCCTCTCTGCTACAGCTACTGTCATTGTCAAAGTTGTGGAGCCCAAAGAGGCTTTTGCTGCTTctgatgtgaaaagtgcaacaaagGAAGATGAGGAGAGTAATGTCACTTTTTATCTAATGATCACTTTGGCCTCAGTCTCAGCTcttttcatcatcagcatcatcgtGCTGATTGCAATGCAGTGCTCCAAATCCACAGACTATACTTCCAAATATCTCCAAGAGACTAACTATGATGGCACACTGTGTCACAGCATCCAGTACAGATCTGGAGACAAACGCTACATGTTAGTGGGACCCAGGATGAGTATAGGATCCACTATAGTCCCGGGCAGCCATGCCAACACACTAGTGCTCCCTGACAGGAGGAGGGCATCCACCGAG GGTTTTACCATGGAACAAAGAGGCTGTAAGCCACGGAGGGCGCGATATTTGCCGGGCTGCTTGGTTGCTGTCCTTTTGTGGAACGTGGCTTTTGCGGAAATACGATATTCAATCTCCGAGGAAGTAAACGAAGGAACTGTGGTTGGGAACATTGCAAAGGATCTTGGATTGGATAAAAGTACactgaaagacagaaagtatCGGATTGTTTCAAGTAATGAAGATCCTCTTTTCTATGTGAACCAAAACGATGGCGTCCTGTATGTGAGACGGAAGATTGACAGAGAAGAGGTGTGCGCGCAGAGCAGTACGTGTTCGATAAATCTGAAAACAGTGTTAGAAAATCCACTGGAGGTTCATTATGTTGAAGTAGATGTGATGGATATAAATGACCATCCTCCTACTTTCCAAGACAAAGAGAAACGGTTGGAGGTATCAGAGTCCGTTTTGCCGGGAGCGAGATTCCAGCTTAAACCCGCACGGGATCTGGACAGTGGTCATTTCTCTGTTCAGCAGTACAAACTGAGCAATAACGATTACTTCAGATTGGATGTGAAGAATAAGGGGAACGACGGTAAAATACCAATTTTGGTTGTTCAAAAAGCTTTAGACAGGGAAACTGCACGAAGCCACTCATTAGTTCTGACTGCAATTGATGGAGGGAAACCTCCCAAATCTGGTGAAATGAATATTCTAGTGAATGTTTTGGACGTGAATGATAACGCGCCTGTATTCCTTCAAGATGTTTATTCCATGAAGCTCAATGAAAATGCTCAAGTAGGTACAAAAGTCACACAGGTGAACGCTACTGATGCAGACGAAGGTCAAAACGGAGAGGTAGTTTATTCATTTAGTAACAGTATAAATCAAAATATACTGCATTTATTTGAGATCAATCAAATAACAGGTGAGATAACTGTTAAAGGATTAATAGATTATGAAGACAATGATGTATATGAAATTGAAATTGAGGCATCAGATAAAGGTTCTGTTCCTCTCACTACAGAGAAAAGTGTCATTATTAAGATAGTTGATGTTAATGATAATGCACCTGAGATTGAAGTTACCTCTTTTTCAAGCTCAATCCCTGAAGACTCCAGACCTGGAACTACAGTTGCTCTAATCAGTGTCAATGACCTGGACTCTGGTCTAAATGGAAAAGTTATCTGTTCCATAAGTGAGGATGTTCCTTTCACTTTGTCACCATCCTTACGagataaaatgtattcattagTCACCAAATCTCCCctggacagagagaaacagtcaCACTATGATCTGACTATAACTGCTAAAGACGCTGGTCATCCTCCATTGTCATCTGAAAAGACCATAAGCGTTGTGGTGTCAGATGTGAATGACAACCGTCCAGAGTTTTCACTCAGTCCTTATACTTTCTATGTGACTGAAGCCAATGAGCCAGGTACCCCTGTGTTTTCAGTGAAAGCTTTTGATCGAGATGAAAATGACAACGCACTTATTTCATATCATATTCTCAGaaatggaggagaagaaaataagTTGGCATCTTTTCTGAACATAAACACTGAAACTGGAGATATTTTGGCCCTAAAAAGTTTCGActttgaaacagtgaaaacgTTCCAGTTCCAAGTTGTGGCCACAGATTCTGGAACTCCGTCCCTGAGCAGCAACGTCACAGTGAACGTGTTCATCCTGGATCAGAACGACAACGCTCCAGTCATCCTGTATCCAGTCAGCTCCAACGGCTCTGCTGAAGGTGTGGAGGAGATTCCCCGCAATGTGAACGCAGGACACTTGGTGACTAAAGTCAGAGCCTATGACGCTGATATAGGATATAATGGCTGGTTGCTCTTCTCACTGCAGGAAGTCACTGAGCACAATCTCTTTTCTTTGGACCGCTATACAGGACAGATCAGAACACTTCGCTCATTCACAGAGACCGACGAGGCTGAGCAGAAACTCATCATACTGGTCAAAGACAATGGCAACGTGTCCCTCTCTGCTACAGCTACTGTCATTGTCAAAGTTGTGGAGCCCAAAGAGGCTTTTGCTGCTTctgatgtgaaaagtgcaacaaagGAAGATGAGGAGAGTAATGTCACTTTTTATCTCATGATCACTTTGGCCTCAGTCTCAGCTcttttcatcatcagcatcattgTGCTGATTGCAATGCAGTGCTCCAAATCCACAGACTATACTTCCAAATATCTACAAGAGACTAACTATGATGGCACACTGTGTCACAGCATCCAGTACAGATCTGGAGACAAACGCTACATGTTAGTGGGACCCAGAATGAGCATAGGATCCACTATAGTCCCGGGCAGCCATGCCAACACACTAGTGCTCCCTGACAGGAGGAGGGCATCTACTGAG GCTTCGGGTTTTACCATGGAACAAAGAAGCAGCGAGGGACGAATGGCGCGAGGATATGCGCTCAGATTCGTGGTTGCTGTCCTTTTGTGGAGCGTGGCTTTTGCGGAAATAAGATATTCAATCTCGGAGGAAGTAAACGAAGGAACTGTGGTTGGAAATATAGCGAAGGATCTTGGATTGGATAAAAGCACtctgaaagacagaaagtatCGGATTGTTTCAAGTAATGAAGATGCCCTTTTCCATGTGAACCAAAACGATGGCGTCCTGTATGTAAGCCGAAAGATTGACAGAGAAGAGGTGTGCGCTCAGAGCAGTACGTGTTCGATAAATCTGAAAACAGTGTTAGAAAATCCGCTGGAGGTTCATTATGTTGAAGTAGATGTGGTAGATATAAATGATCATCCTCCTATATTCCCAGAGAAGGACAAAAGGTTGGAGATTTTCGAGTCTGTTTTACCCGGAGCGAGATTTCAGCTAAAACCCGCAAGGGATCTTGACCGCGGTCAGTTCTCTGTACAGCAGTACAAATTGAGCAACAACGATCACTTCAGATTAGATGTGAAGAATAAGGGGAACGACGGTAAAACACCGATTTTGGTTGTTCAAAAAGCTTTAGACAGGGAAACTGCAAAACGTCACTCATTAGTTCTGACTGCAATTGATGGAGGGAAGCCTCCCAAATCTGGTGAAATGAATATTGTAGTAGATGTTTTGGACGTGAATGATAACGCACCTGTATTCCTTCAAGATGTCTATTCTGTTACACTACCTGAAAATGCTCCTGTGGGTACAACAGTCGTACAGGTTAACGCAACAGATTCAGATGAAGGTCCCAATGGAGAAGTGCTTTATTCATTCAGCAACAGTATAAATCAAAATATACTAAATATTTTTCAGATCACTCAAAATACAGGTGAGATAACTGTTAAAGGATTAATAGATTATGAAGACAATGATGTATATGAAATTGAAATTCAAGCATCGGATAAAGGTTTTGTTCCTCTCACTACAGAAAAAAGCGTCATCATTAAGATAGTTGACGTTAATGATAATGCACCTGAGATTGAAGTTACCTCATTTTTGAGCTCAATACCTGAAGACTCCAGACCTGGAACTACAGTTGCTCTTATCAGTGTCAATGACCTGGACTCTGGTCTTAATGGAAAAGTTATTTGTTCCATAAGTGAGGATGTTCCTTTCACTTTGTCACCATCCTTACGagataaaatgtattcattagTCACCAAATCTCCTctggacagagagaaacagtcacattatgacCTGACAATAACTGCCAGAGATGCTGGTCATCCTCCATTATCTTCTGAAAAGACCATAAGTGTTGTGGTGTCAGATGTGAATGACAACAAACCAGAGTTTTCACTCAGTCCTTATACTTTCTATGTGACTGAAGCCAATGAGCCAGGtacctctgtgttttcagtgaaaGCTTTTGATAGGGATGAAAATGACAACGCGCTTATTTCATATCATATTCTCAGaaatggaggagaagaaaataagTTGGCATCTTTCCTGAACATAAACACTGAAACTGGAGATATTTTGGCCCTAAAAAGTTTTGACtttgaaacagtgaaaatgttCCAGTTCCAAGTTGTGGCCTCAGATTCTGGAACTCCGTCCCTGAGCAGCAACGTCACAGTGAACGTGTTCATCCTGGATCAGAACGACAACGCTCCAGTCATCCTGTATCCAGTCAGCTCCAACGGCTCTGCTGAAGGTGTGGAGGAGATTCCCCGCAATGTGAATGCAGGACACTTGGTGACTAAAGTCAGAGCCTATGACGCTGATATAGGATATAACGGCTGGTTGCTCTTCTCACTGCAGGAAGTCACTGAGCACAATCTCTTTGCTTTGGACCGCTACACGGGACAGATCAGAACACTTCGCTcattcacagagacagacgAGGCTGAGCAGAAACTCATCATACTGGTCAAAGACAATGGCAATGTGTCCCTCTCTGCTACAGCTACTGTCATTGTCAAAGTTGTGGAGCCCAAAGAGGCTTTTGCTGCTTctgatgtgaaaagtgcaacaaagGATGATGAGGAGAGTAATGTCACTTTTTATCTCATGATCACTTTGGCCTCAGTCTCAGCTcttttcatcatcagcatcatcgtGCTGATTGCAATGCAGTGCTCCAAATCCACAGACTATACTTCCAAATATCTACAAGAGACTAACTATGACGGCACACTGTGTCACAGCATCCAGTACAGATCTGGAGACAAACGCTACATGTTAGTTGGACCCAGAATGAGTATAGGATCCACTATAGTCCCGGGCAGCCATGCCAACACACTAGTGCTCCCTGACAGGAGGAGGGCATCTACAGAG tga